Proteins found in one bacterium genomic segment:
- a CDS encoding type II secretion system protein — protein MKNKKIIIVLAIIGVILAVLIGVYFLFFQKTAQLNLNNTAEETADNATENQTPTTNQGKTENGIVTDNQPSPEQSQNKIITDDFSINLPPGWSKTEAAAGVSAMAFDTNEIIKDSAAQKINFKSYLAVVFDALQGKTLDEYLQNLKNSLLQTIPNTVFTKEQDMTISGKLGHAMEVELSQQGVNFKILTVFVKDEKEENVWIITFNTIKSSWDGYKESFYNTANSFVLKK, from the coding sequence ATGAAAAACAAAAAGATTATTATTGTTTTGGCAATTATCGGCGTCATATTGGCGGTCTTAATCGGCGTTTATTTCCTATTTTTTCAGAAAACCGCGCAACTGAATTTGAACAACACGGCGGAAGAGACCGCGGATAACGCAACGGAAAATCAAACACCGACAACGAATCAAGGAAAAACAGAAAATGGCATTGTAACAGATAATCAGCCCAGCCCCGAACAATCTCAAAATAAAATAATAACCGATGATTTTTCCATTAATCTTCCTCCGGGCTGGTCAAAAACCGAAGCCGCGGCCGGGGTTTCGGCAATGGCTTTTGACACGAATGAAATCATAAAAGATTCCGCGGCCCAAAAAATTAATTTCAAAAGTTATTTGGCGGTGGTTTTTGACGCGCTTCAGGGAAAAACTCTGGATGAATACCTGCAGAACCTTAAAAACTCGCTTCTGCAAACTATTCCGAATACTGTTTTCACTAAAGAACAGGATATGACAATAAGCGGCAAACTCGGCCATGCAATGGAAGTGGAACTTTCTCAACAAGGAGTAAATTTCAAAATTTTGACGGTATTCGTCAAGGATGAAAAAGAAGAAAATGTCTGGATTATAACTTTCAACACGATTAAAAGCAGTTGGGATGGATATAAAGAATCTTTTTATAACACCGCGAATAGTTTTGTTTTGAAAAAATAA
- a CDS encoding FtsW/RodA/SpoVE family cell cycle protein, with protein MFKKLDWWLIGALIFMAAASLISLSSTKPALFQIQLIWYALSFLIIFFAAKINWRWLITQNWFLLSFYWLTIILLIAAFFFRPIRGAQSWLIIGNFQFQPSELAKISLILIFASFFSRRYLEVSLIKNIAASFFYFFIPAALVALQPALGMAIIFFGIWFSFLIVSGLKWQRIFASFLIFILVFSFLWMTFLRPYQKERVLGFIFPDRNPLGTNYNVIQSKIAIGSAGLFGKGFQQGTQSRLGFLPEAQTDFIFSAFVEEWGLVGGLLLIAAFLLIIFRIIKIGIKSEGNCAKFICLGAAIALGSQFFFNIGSCLGLSPVVGITFPFFSYGGSSLLTNALLIGIIQNIAIESSF; from the coding sequence ATGTTTAAGAAACTTGATTGGTGGCTTATCGGCGCTTTGATTTTTATGGCCGCGGCCAGTTTAATATCGCTTTCGTCTACCAAACCGGCGCTTTTTCAAATCCAACTTATTTGGTACGCATTGAGCTTTTTGATTATTTTTTTTGCGGCAAAAATTAACTGGCGTTGGCTTATAACCCAAAATTGGTTTTTGCTGTCTTTCTATTGGCTGACGATCATTTTATTGATTGCCGCCTTTTTTTTCAGGCCTATCCGAGGCGCCCAAAGCTGGTTGATAATCGGAAATTTCCAGTTTCAGCCATCGGAATTGGCAAAAATTTCCCTGATTCTTATTTTCGCCAGTTTTTTCTCGCGCCGTTATCTTGAAGTTTCATTGATTAAAAACATAGCCGCTTCATTTTTTTATTTTTTTATTCCGGCGGCGCTGGTAGCGCTTCAACCGGCTTTGGGTATGGCTATAATTTTTTTCGGTATTTGGTTCAGTTTTTTGATAGTAAGCGGCTTGAAATGGCAGAGGATTTTCGCCAGTTTTTTAATTTTTATTTTGGTATTTTCTTTTCTTTGGATGACTTTTCTGAGGCCCTACCAGAAAGAAAGGGTTTTGGGATTTATCTTTCCGGACCGGAATCCTTTGGGAACGAATTATAATGTCATTCAGTCAAAAATCGCCATCGGTTCGGCGGGATTATTCGGAAAAGGCTTCCAGCAGGGGACGCAAAGCCGGCTGGGTTTTCTGCCTGAAGCCCAAACCGATTTTATTTTTTCCGCTTTCGTGGAAGAATGGGGATTGGTCGGCGGCCTTCTTTTGATTGCCGCTTTTTTGCTGATTATTTTCAGAATAATTAAAATTGGCATCAAATCGGAAGGCAACTGCGCCAAATTTATTTGTTTGGGCGCCGCTATCGCCCTCGGTTCGCAATTTTTCTTTAATATCGGTTCTTGTCTGGGGCTTTCACCGGTGGTGGGGATAACTTTTCCTTTTTTCAGTTACGGAGGATCTAGCTTATTGACTAACGCTTTGCTCATCGGTATAATACAAAATATTGCAATTGAATCCTCGTTTTAA
- the mltG gene encoding endolytic transglycosylase MltG: MSFILVGGIILAAVLILFSVFYFNGLKPIGSDIKFELKIEKGQGLKEISAALSQARIIRSITVFKLYAIFTGKARHLKSGIYQLNGRLSVPEIINFLIDDSSQEVSITITEGSTLKEIDRILSSANIIPKNSLVSFYFPVHGGSAAGGKNDELIKAYPFLEGIDNLEGFLYPDTYRFKIDSSVEEAAKKFFDNFQNKAWPLISQKNNWYQILILASILEKEVPVFNDQQLVAGILNKRIKVGMPIQVDATVLYTKCQGDFYSCSQRKLSTGDLKLDSPYNTYLNLGLPPTPIANPGQMAIQAALSPKASNYWFYLSDSQTKETIFSETLEDQNKNRQKYL; this comes from the coding sequence GTGAGTTTTATTTTGGTTGGCGGAATAATACTGGCAGCAGTCCTGATTTTGTTTTCTGTTTTTTATTTTAACGGGTTGAAGCCGATAGGTTCGGATATAAAATTTGAATTGAAAATTGAAAAAGGGCAGGGATTGAAAGAAATTTCCGCCGCTCTTTCTCAAGCCCGGATAATCCGCTCAATAACTGTTTTTAAACTTTACGCTATTTTTACGGGCAAAGCCCGGCATTTGAAATCAGGCATTTATCAATTGAACGGCCGCTTGAGCGTTCCGGAAATAATTAATTTTTTGATTGATGATTCAAGCCAAGAAGTTTCCATCACTATCACTGAAGGCTCAACTCTTAAAGAAATAGACCGGATTTTGAGTTCGGCAAATATTATCCCAAAAAATTCATTAGTTAGTTTTTATTTTCCCGTCCATGGCGGGTCCGCCGCAGGCGGAAAAAATGACGAACTAATAAAAGCTTATCCTTTCTTGGAAGGTATTGACAATTTAGAGGGTTTCCTTTATCCTGATACTTATCGTTTCAAAATTGACTCTTCAGTCGAAGAGGCAGCTAAAAAATTTTTTGATAATTTTCAGAACAAAGCTTGGCCGTTAATAAGCCAAAAAAATAATTGGTATCAAATTTTGATTTTAGCTTCTATTTTAGAGAAAGAAGTTCCGGTTTTTAACGATCAGCAACTGGTGGCGGGGATTCTCAATAAGCGGATAAAAGTGGGAATGCCTATCCAAGTTGACGCGACTGTTCTTTATACTAAATGCCAAGGGGATTTTTATTCCTGTTCTCAGCGTAAGTTATCAACGGGCGATTTGAAATTGGATTCGCCTTATAACACTTATTTGAATTTAGGCTTGCCGCCGACACCCATTGCCAATCCTGGTCAGATGGCGATACAGGCCGCTTTAAGTCCTAAGGCTTCAAATTATTGGTTTTATCTTTCAGATTCCCAAACGAAAGAAACGATTTTTTCCGAAACTCTGGAAGATCAAAACAAAAATCGTCAAAAATATCTATAA